A DNA window from Halorubrum sp. DM2 contains the following coding sequences:
- a CDS encoding ABC transporter ATP-binding protein, with protein MNESAELGIELSIRERLAAVKRVAGFNPPLAAAIIVLSVLTAALEGVGIAFLVPIIEQVQGSGAGGVPDGGLIGSVFARVYGAVGIPLTLATAVGGVALVITVRVLLRIVVGWLEAILRTHYMRELKTQAFERAVGAQVSYFDAHGSDEVLNAIVTQSKYASRVIRDITGGFKQLLLAVTYTAIALYLAPVLTVVGVGVLGVLVFLIRTVFDSALSIGSRVADANEQLQRAIQTGTQGIRDVKLFTMTEEVFGDFQGVIDEHTRAKIKLRRNRLAFNQLYALAASLAIFALIYFAVSYASLTLSALGMYLFTMFRLAPQVSSLNKTFYKIEENLPHLVRTWRFIDTLEDYEEVDEGDESVPVPVTEFSFRDVDFRYRTRATAIGADSGQTRSDGGSSVGAHQPAPAADARSEPEPPDRGERVLDGVSFEVERGDFVAFVGPSGAGKSTIASLSARLYNPDGGAVVANGRSIDRFDLTEWRSNVAVVRQKPFIFDESLRYNVTVGNRDATEAEMERVCELASVTEFLDELPDGYDTVLGEDGVKLSGGQRQRVAIARALLKDAEILVLDEATSDLDTNLEAAVHAGIERGQDDQMLVVIAHRLSTVVDADRIHYVENGRIRESGAHGELVAGDGPYADMYERQ; from the coding sequence ATGAACGAGTCAGCGGAGCTCGGAATCGAGCTCTCGATACGGGAACGGCTCGCCGCGGTCAAGCGGGTGGCGGGGTTCAATCCGCCGCTTGCGGCCGCGATCATCGTACTCAGCGTCCTGACGGCCGCGCTCGAAGGCGTCGGGATCGCGTTTTTAGTTCCGATCATCGAGCAGGTACAGGGGTCGGGAGCCGGCGGCGTCCCCGACGGCGGCCTCATCGGCAGCGTGTTCGCCCGCGTCTACGGGGCAGTCGGTATCCCGTTGACGCTGGCGACGGCCGTCGGCGGCGTCGCGCTCGTGATCACGGTCAGGGTCCTGCTACGCATCGTCGTCGGCTGGCTCGAAGCGATCCTCCGCACGCATTACATGCGTGAGCTGAAGACGCAAGCGTTCGAACGCGCCGTCGGCGCGCAGGTGTCGTACTTCGACGCCCACGGCTCCGACGAGGTGCTTAACGCCATCGTCACGCAGTCGAAGTACGCGAGCCGAGTGATCCGCGACATCACCGGCGGGTTCAAACAGCTCCTCTTGGCGGTGACGTACACGGCGATCGCGCTGTATCTCGCGCCGGTTCTGACGGTCGTCGGCGTCGGCGTGCTCGGCGTTCTGGTGTTCCTCATTCGGACGGTGTTCGACTCGGCGCTGTCGATCGGCTCCCGCGTCGCCGACGCCAACGAACAACTCCAACGGGCGATCCAGACGGGGACACAGGGGATCAGGGACGTGAAGCTGTTCACGATGACCGAGGAGGTTTTCGGCGATTTCCAGGGCGTGATCGACGAGCACACCCGGGCGAAGATCAAGCTCCGGCGGAACCGACTCGCGTTCAACCAGCTGTACGCGCTCGCGGCCTCGCTCGCCATCTTCGCGCTCATCTACTTCGCGGTGTCGTACGCGTCGCTCACGCTCAGCGCGCTCGGGATGTACCTGTTCACGATGTTCCGTCTCGCCCCGCAGGTGAGTAGCCTGAACAAGACGTTCTACAAGATAGAGGAGAACCTCCCGCACCTCGTTCGGACCTGGCGGTTCATCGATACACTCGAAGACTACGAGGAGGTCGACGAGGGTGACGAGTCGGTTCCGGTGCCCGTCACCGAGTTCTCGTTCAGGGACGTCGACTTCCGCTACCGGACGCGGGCGACCGCGATCGGTGCCGACTCGGGGCAGACGCGCAGTGACGGCGGCAGCAGTGTGGGTGCCCACCAACCCGCACCCGCCGCCGACGCGCGGAGCGAACCCGAACCGCCCGACCGGGGCGAGCGAGTCCTCGACGGCGTCTCCTTCGAGGTCGAGCGGGGCGATTTCGTCGCGTTCGTCGGTCCCTCCGGGGCCGGGAAGTCCACGATCGCCTCGCTGAGCGCCCGCCTCTACAACCCCGACGGGGGCGCTGTCGTCGCGAACGGTCGGTCGATCGATCGGTTCGATCTGACGGAGTGGCGGTCGAACGTCGCGGTCGTCCGCCAGAAGCCGTTCATCTTCGACGAGTCGTTGCGGTACAACGTGACCGTCGGCAACCGCGACGCGACCGAAGCGGAGATGGAGCGGGTCTGCGAGCTCGCGTCGGTGACCGAGTTCCTCGACGAACTCCCCGACGGGTACGACACCGTGCTCGGTGAGGACGGGGTCAAGCTGTCGGGGGGACAGCGACAGCGCGTCGCCATCGCTCGGGCCCTGTTGAAGGACGCGGAGATACTGGTGCTCGACGAGGCGACGAGCGACTTGGACACGAACCTCGAAGCCGCGGTCCACGCGGGCATCGAACGGGGGCAGGACGACCAGATGCTCGTTGTCATCGCACACCGCCTCTCAACGGTCGTCGACGCGGACCGGATCCACTACGTCGAGAACGGCCGCATCCGCGAGTCGGGCGCACACGGGGAGCTCGTCGCGGGGGACGGCCCGTACGCGGACATGTACGAACGACAGTGA
- a CDS encoding PAS domain S-box protein has protein sequence MSEPSEPRGSSTGAAPSVRVLLVDGEPGFAGPAAETLERSDERVDATAVDGPDAALDALSATGFDCVVSAYETSETDGVELLETVRSRHGDVPFVLFAGGGSEAVASEAISAGVDEYLRRGEVGDQYERLAAAVDEVVAPTRGDRRTVDHFERISDAFCEVDDDWRVSYLNDRAVDLIDLDADEIFGERLWDAFPRTTDTDAEATLREAAATGDPVQFEQHVDRLDADLVVNAYPTDDGMALYVRDVTERRERERELRELSERLQLAVEGADVGVWDWDVQTDEVRFDERWAAMLGHEPEEIAFELASWEERVHPDDLDSAWNAIERHFAGETDLYQCDYRMRSKSGEWRWIRDRGRVVERTDDGEPRRAVGIHIDVTEEKARERELGRYRRIVDELPEPVCVYDAEGRFTLVNDRLAEVYETTPEGLVGQRSTLVERIRETSDGDPFAALVKGDRKSLAGTTELDVPSNSGMIIDYALTRLVIDGEFDGILGISRDVTDQRRRQRRLEHTSARLEALFERSPDMIDIHDEAGEIVDANRAMTTALGYDRDEIVGMDVWEVDDELDPEEGKRLWNGLEMDETVRLETSFVRADGSTFPVEVNVRRIDVRGEDRFLASSRDISERKAYERRIERENERLDEFASIVSHDLRNPLNVLSGYLRLARETGTDSYFDHCERALDEMERLIDDVLALARQGETVGSFERVYLGELTAAYSDEAFESAGGDGPFETAEDAGDADGTPVEVAVETDGEILADPGRVRQLLGNLFRNADEHGGERVVVGDLTDGFYVADDGPGIPEDERETVFESGYTTSETGTGFGLAIVQRIAEAHGWEVAVTEGDDGGARFEFVGVDRPESAAADER, from the coding sequence ATGAGCGAACCGAGCGAGCCGCGGGGGTCGTCGACCGGCGCTGCGCCGTCCGTCCGCGTCCTCCTCGTCGACGGCGAACCGGGGTTCGCGGGGCCGGCGGCCGAGACGCTGGAACGCAGCGACGAGCGGGTCGACGCGACGGCGGTCGACGGCCCGGACGCGGCGCTCGACGCGCTGTCAGCGACGGGGTTCGACTGCGTCGTCTCGGCCTACGAGACGTCCGAGACCGACGGCGTCGAACTGCTCGAAACCGTTCGGAGCCGACACGGCGACGTCCCGTTCGTGCTGTTCGCCGGCGGGGGGTCCGAGGCGGTCGCCAGCGAGGCGATCTCGGCCGGTGTCGACGAATACCTCCGCAGGGGAGAGGTTGGTGACCAGTACGAGCGGCTCGCGGCCGCCGTCGACGAGGTCGTCGCCCCGACCCGGGGCGACCGCCGGACCGTCGACCACTTCGAGCGGATCTCCGACGCGTTCTGTGAGGTCGACGACGACTGGCGCGTGTCGTACCTCAACGACCGGGCGGTGGACCTGATCGACCTCGACGCGGACGAGATTTTCGGCGAGCGGCTTTGGGACGCGTTCCCGAGGACCACCGATACCGACGCCGAGGCGACGCTCCGCGAGGCCGCGGCGACCGGCGATCCCGTCCAGTTCGAACAGCACGTCGACCGGCTCGACGCCGACCTCGTCGTGAACGCGTACCCGACCGACGACGGGATGGCGCTGTACGTCCGGGACGTCACCGAACGGCGGGAGCGCGAGCGCGAACTCCGAGAGCTCTCCGAGCGCCTCCAGCTGGCCGTCGAGGGGGCAGACGTCGGGGTCTGGGACTGGGACGTCCAGACCGACGAGGTCCGCTTCGACGAGCGGTGGGCGGCGATGCTCGGACACGAGCCCGAAGAGATCGCGTTCGAACTCGCGTCGTGGGAGGAGCGCGTCCACCCGGACGACCTCGACTCGGCGTGGAACGCCATCGAGCGACACTTCGCCGGCGAGACCGACCTCTACCAGTGCGATTACCGGATGCGGTCGAAGTCCGGCGAGTGGCGGTGGATCCGCGACCGCGGCCGCGTCGTCGAGCGGACCGACGACGGCGAGCCTCGACGAGCCGTCGGCATCCACATCGACGTCACCGAGGAGAAGGCGCGCGAGCGCGAACTCGGGCGGTACCGCCGGATCGTCGACGAGCTACCTGAGCCCGTCTGCGTGTACGACGCGGAGGGACGGTTCACGCTCGTCAACGACCGGCTGGCCGAGGTGTACGAGACCACACCGGAGGGGCTCGTCGGGCAGCGGAGCACGCTGGTCGAGCGGATCAGAGAGACGAGCGACGGCGACCCGTTCGCCGCGCTCGTCAAGGGCGATCGGAAGTCGCTGGCGGGGACCACGGAACTCGACGTTCCGAGCAATTCGGGCATGATCATCGACTACGCGCTGACGCGGCTCGTCATCGACGGCGAGTTCGACGGAATCTTGGGCATCTCCCGGGACGTGACCGACCAGCGGCGGCGGCAGCGGCGGCTCGAACACACGTCCGCGCGGCTGGAGGCGCTGTTCGAGCGCTCGCCGGACATGATCGACATCCACGACGAGGCGGGGGAGATCGTTGACGCCAACCGGGCGATGACGACGGCGCTCGGGTACGACCGCGACGAGATCGTCGGCATGGACGTGTGGGAAGTCGACGACGAACTCGACCCGGAGGAGGGTAAGCGGCTCTGGAACGGGTTGGAGATGGACGAGACGGTTCGGTTGGAGACGTCGTTCGTGCGCGCCGACGGCTCGACGTTCCCCGTCGAGGTCAACGTCCGGCGGATCGACGTCCGGGGAGAGGACCGATTTCTGGCGAGCAGTCGCGACATCTCCGAGCGCAAGGCGTACGAACGGCGCATCGAACGGGAGAACGAGCGCCTCGACGAGTTCGCCTCGATCGTCTCGCACGACCTTCGGAACCCGCTCAACGTCCTTTCCGGGTACCTCAGACTCGCCCGCGAGACGGGGACCGACTCGTACTTCGATCACTGCGAGCGCGCGCTCGACGAGATGGAACGGCTGATCGACGACGTGCTCGCGCTCGCGAGGCAGGGCGAGACGGTCGGGTCGTTCGAGCGCGTCTACCTCGGGGAACTGACCGCCGCGTACAGCGACGAGGCGTTCGAGTCGGCCGGCGGCGACGGTCCGTTCGAGACGGCGGAGGACGCGGGCGACGCGGACGGAACGCCGGTTGAGGTCGCAGTCGAGACCGACGGTGAGATCCTCGCCGACCCCGGGCGGGTCCGCCAGCTCCTCGGGAACCTGTTCCGGAACGCCGACGAACACGGCGGCGAGCGCGTCGTCGTCGGTGACCTCACCGACGGCTTCTACGTCGCGGACGACGGGCCGGGAATCCCGGAGGACGAGCGCGAGACGGTGTTCGAGAGCGGCTACACCACCTCCGAGACGGGGACCGGGTTCGGACTCGCCATCGTCCAGCGCATCGCCGAGGCGCACGGCTGGGAGGTCGCCGTCACGGAGGGGGACGACGGCGGCGCGCGCTTCGAGTTCGTCGGTGTCGACCGCCCGGAGTCGGCCGCCGCGGACGAGCGGTGA
- a CDS encoding O-methyltransferase: MDVLTDPARRFLTATAPEHTAVQAEMAELADEWGFPIIGPEAGAVLRLLARLTDAERVFEFGSGFGYSATWFLRGGVGSVVCTEFDADEAERGAAFASDHGYADRVTFEVGDAMETVDRYDGPFDVVLIDHQKGRYADAYRTALPKVRTGGVVVADNIARGPIDFGDLVAHFEAGEPLPDAAVDEETRGIGEYVGTVRSDDAVETAILPVGSGIAVSTKVK; the protein is encoded by the coding sequence ATGGACGTGCTCACAGATCCCGCGCGCCGGTTCCTGACCGCCACGGCCCCGGAACACACGGCGGTTCAGGCGGAGATGGCCGAGCTCGCCGACGAGTGGGGGTTCCCGATCATCGGTCCCGAGGCGGGCGCGGTCCTCCGGTTGTTGGCGCGGCTGACGGACGCGGAGCGCGTGTTCGAGTTCGGGTCCGGGTTCGGCTACTCCGCCACGTGGTTCCTCCGCGGCGGTGTCGGGAGCGTGGTCTGTACCGAGTTCGACGCCGACGAGGCCGAGCGCGGCGCGGCGTTCGCGAGCGACCACGGCTACGCCGACCGCGTCACCTTCGAGGTCGGCGACGCGATGGAGACGGTCGACCGCTACGACGGCCCCTTCGACGTCGTCCTCATCGACCACCAGAAGGGACGGTACGCCGACGCCTACCGGACGGCCCTCCCGAAGGTCCGGACCGGGGGCGTGGTCGTCGCCGACAACATCGCTCGGGGACCGATCGACTTCGGCGACCTCGTCGCGCACTTCGAGGCGGGCGAACCGCTCCCGGACGCCGCGGTCGACGAGGAGACGCGCGGTATCGGCGAGTACGTCGGCACCGTTCGCTCGGACGACGCCGTCGAGACCGCGATACTCCCGGTCGGGTCCGGGATCGCGGTCTCGACGAAGGTGAAGTGA
- a CDS encoding methylmalonyl-CoA mutase family protein — protein sequence MYDPEELEAIRDAKSSWEEGTYGETVDRFGEREETFTTDTGGQEVDPLYTPADAETDYREDLGYPGEEPYTRGVYSTMHRGRLWTMRQYAGMGTAAETNERFQYLIDEGSSGLSMAFDLPTQMGYDSDAAMAEGEVGRSGVAIDTLDDFETVFGGIPLDEVSTSMTINAPAGVLLAMYVAMGDKQGVPREELRGTIQNDIMKEYIARNLYIYPPKQSMRLITDIFEFCAAETPAFNTISISGYHIREAGSTAAQEIAFTLGDGIEYVEAALDAGLDVDEFAPQLSFFFNAHNNIFEEAAKFRAARRMWAKIMDERFDAQNPKSKQLKFHTQTGGSTLTAQQIENNVVRVSYQALAAVLGGTQSLHTNGKDEALALPTEKSVRTALRTQQILAHESGAADTIDPLAGSYYVEDLTDGIEEEAFEILEEVDRRGGMLEAVESGWVQRQIQDVAFERQQEIEEGERIIVGVNEFEVDEEPEMDLEEVDPDQEQNQRERLQGVKADRDGDAVDEALASIREAAQGTENVMPHIVDAVKAYATVQEISDVLRDEFGEYKPGR from the coding sequence ATGTACGACCCTGAGGAACTCGAAGCGATCCGCGACGCCAAGTCGTCGTGGGAGGAGGGCACCTACGGGGAGACCGTCGACCGGTTCGGGGAGCGCGAGGAGACGTTCACCACCGACACCGGCGGACAGGAGGTCGACCCCCTCTACACCCCGGCTGACGCTGAGACCGACTACCGCGAGGACCTCGGCTATCCCGGCGAGGAGCCGTACACCCGCGGCGTCTACTCGACGATGCACCGGGGGCGGCTGTGGACGATGCGCCAGTACGCCGGGATGGGGACCGCCGCGGAGACGAACGAGCGCTTCCAGTACCTCATCGACGAGGGCTCGTCGGGGCTGTCGATGGCGTTCGACCTGCCGACGCAGATGGGGTACGACTCCGACGCCGCGATGGCCGAGGGGGAGGTGGGCCGGTCGGGCGTCGCCATCGACACCCTCGACGACTTCGAGACCGTCTTCGGCGGCATCCCGCTCGACGAGGTGTCCACGTCGATGACGATCAACGCCCCCGCCGGCGTGCTGCTCGCGATGTACGTCGCGATGGGGGACAAGCAGGGCGTCCCGCGCGAGGAGCTCCGCGGGACGATACAGAACGACATCATGAAAGAGTACATCGCGCGGAACCTCTACATCTACCCGCCGAAGCAGTCGATGCGGCTGATCACGGACATCTTCGAGTTCTGCGCGGCCGAGACGCCCGCGTTCAACACCATCTCCATCTCGGGGTACCACATCCGCGAGGCGGGGTCGACCGCGGCCCAGGAGATCGCCTTCACCCTCGGCGACGGCATCGAGTACGTCGAGGCCGCGCTCGACGCCGGGCTAGACGTCGACGAGTTCGCCCCGCAGCTCTCCTTCTTCTTCAACGCTCACAACAACATCTTCGAGGAGGCCGCGAAGTTCCGCGCCGCCCGCCGGATGTGGGCGAAGATCATGGACGAGCGGTTCGACGCCCAGAACCCCAAGTCGAAGCAGCTGAAGTTCCACACCCAGACCGGCGGCTCGACGCTCACCGCCCAGCAGATCGAGAACAACGTGGTCCGCGTCTCGTACCAGGCGCTCGCAGCCGTCCTCGGCGGCACGCAGAGCCTCCACACGAACGGAAAAGACGAGGCGCTCGCGCTCCCGACCGAGAAGTCCGTCCGCACCGCGCTCCGCACCCAGCAGATCCTCGCCCACGAGTCGGGGGCCGCGGACACGATCGACCCGCTCGCCGGCTCCTACTACGTCGAGGACCTCACCGACGGGATCGAGGAGGAGGCGTTCGAGATCTTAGAGGAGGTCGACCGCCGCGGCGGCATGTTGGAGGCCGTCGAGAGCGGCTGGGTCCAACGGCAGATCCAGGACGTCGCCTTCGAGCGCCAGCAGGAGATCGAGGAGGGCGAGCGGATCATCGTCGGCGTCAACGAGTTCGAGGTCGACGAGGAGCCGGAGATGGACTTAGAAGAGGTCGACCCCGATCAAGAGCAGAACCAGCGCGAGCGCCTACAGGGAGTGAAGGCCGACCGCGACGGCGACGCGGTCGACGAGGCGCTCGCATCGATTCGCGAGGCCGCACAGGGGACCGAGAACGTGATGCCGCACATCGTCGACGCCGTGAAGGCGTACGCGACGGTCCAAGAGATATCGGACGTGCTCCGCGACGAGTTCGGGGAGTACAAGCCGGGGCGGTGA
- a CDS encoding formate/nitrite transporter family protein — MSNSQNDGSTDQMSSRSVLDSLLETGLHEMRRERSGLLLSGLSAGLDIGFGPLMMAVILTLSPGGFGDLPTELLLASVYSIGFMFVILGRSELFTEHTTLAVIPVLDGQASFEQLGRLWGLVYVGNLVGGLFFTLLVILLMPELGVVDPASFEKIALKLVDHDLPWLFVGGVFAGWLMGLLAWLVTAAQDTTARILLVLIVTGTIGLLHLPHSIAGNVEVLFGLFVSDAITLTDYAGFLVLATIGNAFGGGVFVALLKYGHVVRGAN; from the coding sequence GTGAGCAATTCACAGAACGACGGTTCGACGGACCAGATGTCGTCCCGGAGCGTCCTCGACTCGCTGCTCGAAACCGGGCTACACGAAATGCGGCGGGAGCGGTCCGGCCTCCTGCTCTCGGGGCTGTCGGCGGGGCTCGACATCGGGTTCGGCCCGCTGATGATGGCGGTGATCTTGACCCTGTCCCCGGGGGGATTCGGTGACCTGCCGACCGAGCTGCTGTTGGCGAGCGTCTACTCCATCGGCTTCATGTTCGTGATCTTGGGGCGGTCGGAGCTGTTCACCGAACACACGACGCTTGCGGTGATCCCGGTCCTCGACGGGCAGGCGTCGTTCGAACAGCTCGGCCGCCTCTGGGGACTGGTGTACGTCGGAAACCTCGTCGGCGGGCTGTTTTTCACCCTTCTCGTGATCCTGCTGATGCCGGAACTCGGCGTCGTCGACCCCGCGTCCTTCGAGAAGATCGCGTTGAAGCTCGTCGACCACGATCTCCCGTGGCTGTTCGTCGGCGGCGTCTTCGCCGGGTGGCTGATGGGCCTGCTGGCGTGGCTCGTGACGGCGGCGCAGGACACGACCGCCCGGATCCTCCTCGTGTTGATCGTCACCGGGACGATCGGCCTCCTCCACCTCCCGCACTCGATCGCGGGCAACGTCGAGGTGCTGTTCGGGCTGTTCGTCTCGGACGCGATCACGCTGACCGACTACGCCGGGTTCCTCGTGTTGGCGACGATCGGCAACGCCTTCGGCGGCGGGGTGTTCGTCGCGCTACTGAAGTACGGCCACGTCGTTCGCGGCGCGAACTAA
- the mce gene encoding methylmalonyl-CoA epimerase has translation MRFDHVGVATRDATDLADLFGGLCDAPVAHEETFDDMRIVFLELDGGGYFELLEPDAGGTIGDYLDREGPGVHHVALAVDDLPAALDDARDLGIDLVDEEPRPGAWGHEVAFCHPGSTGGVLVEFVEH, from the coding sequence ATGCGCTTCGACCACGTCGGCGTCGCCACGCGCGACGCCACCGACTTAGCCGACCTGTTCGGCGGCCTGTGCGACGCGCCGGTCGCCCACGAGGAGACGTTCGACGACATGCGGATCGTCTTCCTCGAACTCGACGGCGGCGGCTACTTCGAACTGCTCGAACCGGACGCCGGCGGAACGATCGGGGATTACCTCGACCGCGAGGGGCCCGGCGTTCACCACGTCGCGCTCGCGGTCGACGACCTCCCGGCCGCGCTCGATGACGCGCGCGACCTCGGCATCGACCTCGTCGACGAGGAGCCGCGCCCCGGCGCGTGGGGCCACGAGGTGGCGTTCTGTCACCCCGGATCGACCGGGGGCGTCCTCGTCGAGTTCGTCGAGCACTGA
- a CDS encoding type IV pilin produces the protein MPERSRGVTSVVSTVLLVAIVVVLSATLSVFALGVTDELQDPGPYVSQSSGQLVVQEGSDGGIVRITHVAGDPVPVEETEIAIDATDTCGERERLINLPEDPSNNAGRFADSNVASGPINESIVSGQTGLDLGVLDSRTSNTLGAGSHLGFRLTGGECQLTAGDRIVVRVVHVPSGSVTISQEFAV, from the coding sequence ATGCCCGAACGCTCCAGAGGGGTCACGTCGGTCGTCTCGACGGTTCTCCTCGTCGCGATCGTGGTGGTCCTCTCGGCGACCCTCTCGGTGTTCGCGCTGGGCGTTACGGACGAGCTTCAAGACCCGGGTCCCTACGTCTCGCAGTCCAGCGGACAGCTCGTGGTACAGGAGGGTTCCGACGGCGGGATCGTGCGCATCACGCACGTCGCCGGGGATCCGGTCCCGGTCGAGGAGACGGAGATAGCCATCGACGCCACCGACACCTGCGGGGAACGCGAACGGCTGATTAATCTGCCTGAGGATCCCTCGAACAACGCCGGGCGATTCGCCGACTCGAACGTCGCATCCGGGCCGATCAACGAGAGCATCGTCTCCGGGCAGACCGGGCTTGACCTCGGAGTTCTCGACTCGCGCACGTCGAACACGCTCGGAGCCGGGTCGCATCTGGGCTTCCGGCTTACCGGGGGGGAGTGTCAGCTCACTGCTGGCGACCGAATCGTGGTCCGGGTAGTCCACGTCCCGTCGGGCTCCGTCACGATAAGTCAGGAATTCGCGGTCTGA
- a CDS encoding S9 family peptidase has protein sequence MSELPLDAYYDLTQIGEVAVSPTGDRVAFTATEYDQAADEAVSSLFVVPTDGSRELHRLTSASGASAPTWGPDGDRLAFVAARERDAERRVGWRERDDEDAAGDDSEGEDDEPDDHGGSEDEDEPLGNGDKEPKPQVWLFDLALGGDARQVTERDEGVAGFDFSPDGDRLVIESRDPTDEESAYLDQVREEGGPIETTRLQHKVNGAGWTDDVTRYLFVVDLDDPESDARRLDDAYGGGAFEDLAGMDPTWGPDGRIAFTACRLDRPDDTTVRDLYVVSPDGGDAERLTGGDLAHGAPAWRPDGEGIATVASDPDDPPAPAEVYLVDAGDGGDRGDPVSLTADLDRTVARGGEPTWVDGAIYTRIADESSTRLVRVDVDDEGAGGTAERVFEAQGRDRAMAAFDVDDDGSTAVTVLSHPTDGSDLYAVDVDDLDAAAEPDSLRRLTRVNESLTEDFSMPTARRVEWESDGWTLDGVCYHDPEVDPDEGDHPLVVAIHGGPMSYDEPVFSFAHAALTSRGYLVFRPNYRGGTSRGRAFTAELTGAWGTAEVDDIAAGVASLADRGWIDPDRVFGYGFSYGGIAQGFLVTQEPDLFAAAAPEHGIYDLRSAFGTDDTHVWLEAEFGLPWENPAAYDASTAVLDAGNIETPLLVMAGGEDWRCPSSQSEQLYVAARKQGIDAELVVYPEEHHNIGDPDRAIHRLEKILDWYETHDPAVDADGADGA, from the coding sequence ATGTCGGAACTGCCCTTGGACGCGTACTACGACCTGACCCAGATCGGCGAGGTCGCCGTCTCCCCGACCGGCGACCGCGTCGCCTTCACCGCGACCGAGTACGACCAGGCCGCGGACGAGGCGGTCTCCTCGCTGTTCGTCGTCCCGACGGACGGCTCCCGCGAGCTGCACCGGCTGACGAGCGCGTCCGGCGCTTCCGCGCCGACGTGGGGACCGGACGGCGACCGCCTCGCGTTCGTGGCCGCCCGGGAGCGCGACGCCGAGCGACGGGTCGGCTGGCGCGAGCGAGACGACGAAGACGCGGCGGGCGACGACTCGGAGGGCGAAGACGACGAACCGGACGACCACGGAGGCTCCGAGGACGAGGACGAACCCCTCGGAAACGGCGACAAGGAGCCGAAACCGCAGGTGTGGCTGTTCGACCTCGCGCTCGGGGGCGACGCCCGGCAGGTCACCGAGCGCGACGAGGGCGTCGCCGGGTTCGACTTCTCGCCCGACGGCGACCGACTGGTGATCGAGTCGCGCGACCCGACCGACGAGGAGTCGGCGTACCTCGATCAGGTGCGCGAGGAGGGCGGGCCGATCGAGACGACGCGGCTCCAGCACAAGGTGAACGGCGCGGGGTGGACCGACGACGTGACGCGGTACCTCTTCGTGGTCGACCTCGACGACCCCGAGAGCGACGCCCGCCGCCTCGACGACGCGTACGGCGGCGGCGCGTTCGAAGACCTCGCCGGCATGGATCCGACGTGGGGACCGGACGGCCGGATCGCCTTCACCGCCTGTCGCCTCGACCGCCCGGACGACACCACCGTCCGCGACCTCTACGTCGTCTCTCCCGACGGCGGCGACGCGGAGCGGCTCACCGGCGGCGACCTCGCCCACGGTGCGCCGGCGTGGCGGCCCGACGGCGAGGGGATCGCGACCGTCGCGAGCGACCCGGACGACCCGCCCGCCCCGGCCGAGGTGTACCTCGTCGACGCCGGCGACGGGGGCGACCGCGGAGATCCCGTCTCGCTCACCGCCGACCTCGACCGGACGGTCGCCCGCGGCGGCGAGCCGACGTGGGTCGACGGCGCGATATACACGCGGATCGCAGACGAGAGCAGCACTCGATTGGTCCGAGTCGACGTCGACGACGAGGGGGCCGGCGGCACCGCGGAGCGCGTCTTCGAGGCGCAGGGCCGCGACCGCGCCATGGCCGCGTTCGACGTCGACGACGACGGCTCGACGGCGGTGACGGTCCTCTCGCACCCGACCGACGGGAGCGACCTGTACGCGGTCGACGTCGACGACCTCGACGCGGCCGCCGAGCCGGACTCCCTCCGGCGGCTCACCCGCGTCAACGAGTCGCTCACGGAGGATTTCTCGATGCCGACGGCCCGCCGCGTCGAGTGGGAGTCCGACGGCTGGACGCTCGACGGCGTGTGCTACCACGACCCCGAGGTCGACCCCGACGAGGGCGATCACCCGCTGGTGGTGGCGATCCACGGCGGGCCGATGTCGTACGACGAGCCGGTGTTCAGCTTCGCGCACGCCGCGCTGACGAGCCGGGGGTACCTCGTCTTCCGGCCGAACTACCGCGGCGGCACCTCCCGCGGCCGGGCGTTCACCGCGGAGCTGACCGGCGCGTGGGGAACCGCCGAGGTCGACGACATCGCCGCGGGCGTCGCGTCGCTCGCGGACCGCGGCTGGATCGACCCGGACCGCGTGTTCGGCTACGGCTTCTCGTACGGCGGCATCGCGCAGGGCTTTCTGGTCACGCAGGAGCCGGACCTGTTCGCCGCGGCAGCGCCGGAACACGGCATCTACGACCTCCGCTCGGCGTTCGGGACGGACGACACGCACGTCTGGCTGGAGGCGGAGTTCGGCCTCCCGTGGGAGAACCCCGCGGCGTACGACGCGTCGACGGCAGTCCTTGACGCCGGCAACATCGAGACGCCGCTGCTCGTGATGGCCGGCGGCGAGGACTGGCGGTGTCCCTCCTCGCAGTCGGAGCAGCTGTACGTCGCCGCCCGGAAGCAGGGGATCGACGCGGAGCTGGTCGTCTACCCGGAGGAACACCACAACATCGGCGACCCCGACCGCGCGATCCACCGGTTAGAGAAGATCCTCGACTGGTACGAGACGCACGATCCGGCGGTCGACGCGGACGGAGCAGACGGCGCGTAG